From the Deinococcus sp. Leaf326 genome, one window contains:
- a CDS encoding single-stranded DNA-binding protein has product MNQTGLTLLIEEVARVAPNTERLATDNGGGVLLRDGWLSARARGKLMSAPHLMRLENDTSICNATLGMTPRRRPEDTPENRPPLIPIELAVYGPEALRFAALEAGRYLVVSGALQRRLISQSHQRRPRIEVERYETLHLERALI; this is encoded by the coding sequence TTGAACCAGACTGGGCTGACCCTCCTGATCGAGGAGGTCGCCCGCGTGGCTCCGAATACGGAGCGCCTGGCGACCGACAATGGGGGAGGGGTCCTCCTCCGGGACGGTTGGCTCTCTGCCCGTGCACGGGGCAAGCTGATGTCCGCTCCTCACCTGATGCGCCTGGAGAACGACACGTCCATCTGCAATGCCACGCTCGGCATGACGCCCAGGCGACGACCCGAGGACACGCCGGAGAACCGGCCGCCTCTCATTCCCATTGAGCTCGCCGTCTATGGCCCGGAGGCCTTGCGCTTCGCGGCGCTGGAGGCTGGCCGATATCTGGTCGTCTCGGGCGCGCTGCAGCGGCGGCTCATCAGCCAGTCGCATCAGCGGCGCCCACGTATTGAGGTGGAACGGTACGAGACCTTGCACCTGGAGCGGGCCCTGATTTGA